The following proteins are encoded in a genomic region of Mycobacterium kiyosense:
- a CDS encoding hypothetical protein (possible pseudo due to internal stop codon), which yields MDPAVLDADLDEHLVQLPNGRYGWRISLPAMMSYWSELARAMVLPPAGVPTTLVRAKWTSPPYVSDELITGLRDRLGPDFELLDYECDHMVPHAKPDDVAALVRKRLVG from the coding sequence GTGGACCCGGCGGTGCTCGACGCCGACCTGGACGAGCATCTGGTGCAACTGCCCAACGGGCGGTACGGCTGGCGGATCAGCCTGCCCGCGATGATGTCGTACTGGAGCGAGTTGGCCCGTGCCATGGTACTTCCGCCCGCCGGGGTGCCGACGACGTTGGTGCGGGCCAAGTGGACGTCGCCGCCCTATGTCAGCGACGAGCTCATCACGGGACTGCGTGATCGCTTGGGACCCGATTTCGAACTCCTGGACTACGAGTGCGATCACATGGTGCCGCACGCCAAGCCCGACGACGTCGCCGCGCTGGTGCGCAAACGGCTGGTCGGCTGA
- a CDS encoding DNA methyltransferase → MARVTDEQVERVRSLVASIPPGRVSTYGDIASAAALSSPRIVGWIMRTDSADLPWHRVITASGRPARHLSSRQLELLRAEGVLSVDGRIALSEVRHEFGT, encoded by the coding sequence GTGGCCCGGGTGACCGACGAGCAGGTCGAACGGGTGCGTTCGCTGGTCGCCTCGATCCCGCCGGGCCGCGTGTCGACCTACGGTGACATCGCATCTGCCGCAGCACTTTCCAGTCCCCGGATTGTCGGCTGGATCATGCGTACCGATTCGGCGGACCTGCCCTGGCACCGGGTGATCACCGCCTCCGGACGGCCTGCCCGGCATCTGAGCAGCCGACAGCTGGAGCTGTTGAGGGCCGAGGGGGTGTTGTCGGTCGACGGCCGGATCGCGCTCAGCGAGGTCCGCCACGAGTTCGGAACCTAG